In a genomic window of Lacrimispora sp. BS-2:
- a CDS encoding sulfatase-like hydrolase/transferase, which translates to MKLYVKWLGRIFALSAMINVFIELAGRKSLISFGSYIWRSFPVFILNTLIIALPFTIVFVTKRKAFTCITISLIWLFMGVVNGILLIFRTTPFTAADFRLVKYAVSLATVYFTWMQIIFIGAGIVSAVIFLAAVWRKAPISKEKIRYGIGAGLIAISGVMVLGLTSAAMKTGLVAVHFGNIGEAFKSYGFPYCFSNSLFNTGISKPEGYGTETMEEIRDEELVPDNTYALSEDTKPNVIMIQLESFFDPALWKNNPVNYDPIPFFHQLQKNYPGGYLSVPSVGAGTANTEFESITGMNLDFFGPGEYPYKTVLKKTPCESVAFDLKNLGYSAHAIHNNEATFYDRNRVFSQLGFDTFTPIEYMNNIERNPTGWCKDKILTGEIIRTLDSTEGPDFIYTISVQGHGKYPSFEYYCQQIGEMDQFIRSLVNTLRTRKEPIILVMYGDHLPGFEWSEDEMKNRSLFQTEYVVWNNMNLPVEKKNVEAYQLAAHVLDMLDIHEGTMMRFHQKYFSSPETEEESYLKDMKTLEYDILYGGREVYGGESPYQSTNLKMGIDDIVIDDVVYNDSNVLVYGENFTPYSRICFEGKAVETTFVWPELIIAKNVPEKKMKDSELSVWQIGRDKVPLGEDITRYRTGRIRALN; encoded by the coding sequence ATGAAACTATATGTCAAATGGCTTGGGAGGATTTTCGCGCTTTCTGCCATGATAAATGTGTTTATTGAACTGGCTGGCAGGAAATCTCTGATAAGCTTTGGCTCTTATATCTGGAGAAGCTTTCCGGTTTTTATATTGAACACCCTGATCATCGCCCTTCCCTTTACGATTGTATTTGTGACGAAGCGCAAGGCTTTTACATGCATTACCATATCATTGATATGGCTTTTTATGGGAGTGGTAAACGGTATTCTGCTCATTTTCCGAACCACTCCTTTTACTGCGGCTGATTTCCGCCTGGTGAAGTATGCGGTCAGTCTGGCAACGGTTTACTTTACCTGGATGCAGATTATATTCATTGGGGCCGGTATTGTGTCTGCAGTTATATTTTTGGCCGCAGTCTGGCGCAAGGCGCCCATTTCGAAGGAAAAGATCCGGTACGGCATTGGAGCAGGGCTTATAGCCATAAGCGGGGTGATGGTGCTGGGACTGACAAGCGCTGCTATGAAAACAGGATTAGTGGCAGTTCATTTCGGCAATATTGGAGAGGCGTTTAAAAGCTATGGATTTCCATACTGCTTTTCCAATTCTCTGTTTAACACCGGAATTTCCAAGCCGGAGGGATATGGGACTGAGACAATGGAAGAGATTCGGGATGAGGAGCTGGTTCCGGATAATACCTATGCTCTGTCTGAGGACACAAAGCCTAATGTGATCATGATCCAGCTGGAATCCTTTTTTGACCCTGCCTTATGGAAAAACAACCCCGTAAATTATGATCCGATCCCGTTTTTCCATCAGCTTCAGAAAAATTATCCGGGGGGCTATTTAAGCGTGCCTTCTGTCGGTGCAGGTACTGCTAATACGGAATTTGAATCGATTACAGGCATGAATCTGGATTTTTTCGGTCCGGGAGAATATCCGTATAAAACCGTATTAAAGAAAACTCCCTGTGAAAGCGTGGCCTTTGATTTAAAAAACTTAGGTTACAGCGCTCATGCAATCCATAACAATGAAGCCACTTTTTACGACCGGAACAGGGTCTTTTCCCAGCTTGGCTTTGATACCTTTACCCCCATTGAATATATGAATAACATAGAAAGAAATCCTACGGGTTGGTGTAAGGACAAAATTCTCACCGGAGAGATCATCAGAACATTGGATTCCACGGAAGGCCCTGATTTTATCTATACCATTTCCGTTCAGGGGCATGGGAAATATCCAAGCTTTGAGTATTACTGCCAGCAGATCGGGGAAATGGACCAGTTTATCCGTTCCCTTGTCAATACCCTGCGGACCAGGAAGGAGCCTATTATTCTGGTCATGTACGGGGATCATTTGCCTGGATTTGAGTGGTCAGAGGATGAGATGAAGAACCGATCCCTGTTTCAGACCGAATATGTGGTCTGGAATAACATGAATCTTCCTGTGGAGAAAAAGAATGTGGAGGCTTATCAGCTTGCAGCTCATGTATTGGACATGCTTGACATTCATGAGGGGACTATGATGAGGTTTCATCAGAAATATTTCAGCAGCCCTGAAACAGAGGAAGAAAGCTATTTAAAAGATATGAAGACTCTGGAATATGATATTCTCTACGGAGGGCGTGAAGTGTACGGCGGAGAAAGCCCTTACCAGTCCACAAACCTTAAGATGGGAATTGATGATATCGTTATTGATGATGTGGTGTACAATGATTCCAATGTTTTGGTTTACGGAGAGAATTTTACTCCTTATTCCAGGATCTGTTTTGAGGGAAAGGCGGTGGAAACCACCTTTGTCTGGCCGGAGCTTATTATAGCCAAAAATGTTCCCGAAAAGAAGATGAAGGATTCAGAGCTTTCCGTTTGGCAGATTGGAAGGGACAAGGTACCGTTAGGAGAAGATATAACCCGTTACAGGACTGGCCGGATCAGGGCTTTAAATTGA